The DNA segment GCCTCGCTGAGCACGGAACCGGAGAAGCAGCTCACGGTCTCGGATTGCACTCTCACGCAAGGGTGGAAGGGGGTGACAGGGCTCGGATCTTGCCCCAAACGCTGCACAGGCCTGCAGGAGAGCAAAGAGGTTTCGGACAGGCTGTCCTTCCCCAGCTCTCGGTCGCGACAAGGTCCCGACAGGTCCGGGAACCTGCGAACCGCCTGCAGGTAACCCTGCGCTGGGTACCTGCCTTCCCTCTCAAGCtaccggggcggggcggggcgcggcgcGGCGGGCTCCCAGGGTGGGGAGTGAAGAAAGCGCGGCGGACCCAGGGCAGCGAAGCGCAGGTCTTTTTCCTTTCGAGAACCAATATCAAGATTGCAGGAATTCAGTTAGAAGCCGCTcacctacctccacctcccgcccCACTCCGTCCGATGTGTCTTTTTCTGCCGCATTGATTGTtaccttcccccctccctccgcTTGCAAAGGACAAATCGGGAGTGGACGGTAAAGATCTTGCCGGGGGCCgtggggggcggggcggggtaaccaaaaataaaagagaaatgtaagacactctgtctcccaaagtggtggaaaaGCGATTGCAAGGAGATAACTCTCGGGAGAATAACAGGCTTAGAGAGAACGAAGCCGAGCTGGGGAATCTTCATGTTGGGAGCCGGGAGGGTTGAGGGGAGGGCGAGTTCTCGTCTCCCACCGCTGGGGTGTGTTTTTACATGTTTTCTCAGCAGCGAGTTTTATAAACAGGTCATCCCTACGCTGCCAGCCCAGGGAGTTGGAGCCTGTCTTTGGCTTCTGGTGCAGACACCCTTCTTTCCCATTCGCCCCTTGCAAGCCAAACGCGCAGAGTTGGGAGGGAGGGGAAGCTTCCTTCCACTTCTGATTTGGGGGTACATTTGCTTTTGAAAGGCTCTTCTTGTCTTCAGACGGTGAAATACGAGTTCTCCACATGTCTGAGTCTGGTACCTCAAGCATGGATGCATGGGGAAGTGGGGAGCGCTGCTCTAATTACCTCTGCGCTGgatgggggtggagtgggggatTCTGTCTTTCAACCTGGCCCTGCTGGGGTGCCGAGGCGCATTATTAAACCCAGACGCTCGGGCCAGGAGTTGGGGCCATGCGGAAAAGATTTACAATTAAGCCAATTGGGGCCGAATACAGCCATCCAAAGTTTGCAGGTGTAGTGTCtcgaatttttttttcttcccttccaagCAACTTCATTGCCCGACACCTCCCCCCCCACCGCCTCCCGCCAACCCCTTCCCCACTTCCTGGGACTCTAATTCTTTTGAGaacagggagaggaggaaggacgGTATGGTAGAGTTGGGATTTTTCTATTAGACAAGTTAAAATATGATGTTGCATTCACTTTTATGTGCGCGTATTAATGCAGCGAATATAACCAGGACAGGCTCCTCCATTGCATGTCTCCATCTAGAATTTGAGAATTGTTGGAGTCAGTGAGACCTTTTGACTTCgacatatgattttttttaagggagTGGAACAGActtctgtaaaacagggatattGCAGTTGAATTATGAAGTTTTTGAGTTGGGGAGATTGGGTGAGGCAGGAGTCAAACGCAAAAGAAATTCCCTCTGGTAGGGGTATAAGAAGATTGCTGCAGATGGAATCTGAAGGGGAGGTGAGGCTGGCTTGCTAGGAAGAACAGAGTCACGGACCTTTCTAGCGCTTCAGTTTAGATCTTCCTAATGTTTAGAGTGCTTACTGAGTCGTGTATAGGTCCAACCTTAAGCCCATCTCTCATTGCATTATTTAAATGTCAAataatatgcatgtgtgtttctaaactgtttttttttttgtggttatcAGTGTGTATATGGACATTCCAAGTAGCCCAGAATATAACATTAAATCTCAGACTTTAAAAATGCATCGCAATCACACCCCATGGGCAGACTCCTATTTGATCAATATAGACGGAACTAAATTTGTTTTGCAGCTACGCAGTTACTCTTTTTCTCTTGGAGCAATAAAGTCTGTCTGTTACAAATTACCAGGGAATTGGAGAATATacccccccatacacacacacaccacaactGTTGTTCGGTGTTTTTAGTCTCCCACTAACCCACTCAATAATAGGTATAATATGTGTGTACACAGGCACTTTTCCAAAAAATTAGCGATAACATTCTGGGTGCATGAAGAGggcatttttctctctttgcattTAGGATTGGTTGCACACTAAGTtgctactcaggagacccatTACCAGGGGGATCGACACCCATGGGGCCTCAGGGAAGAAGTTTAACAGCCTGCATTGCATGCAAAGACAGGGAGTCAAGGCGCCTGATTCCAGTCTGAATAAGGGCTTAGGTGTAGAATTAGTAAGACAGGACTTAACATGTCCACGGAGCTGCAAGCGTCACCCAGCCCAGGATGAACCCCTCAGCTGCCACAGGAAAGTTTCCAGGCAGTGGTAGTGAAaacactttttctctctctcttttaaaaacttCCCAGTCCAGTGCACAAGTTCCGCATAAATAAAAGGGGCTACTTGAACACTAGGTGAACCTGAATCAGTCTGAAGCAGAGAAGGAAGTACAGGACCCAGGCTGGAGATGGAGTGCCCCAATTTGCAGAGGTAGAGAAGGAGTGGATTGCTTCCCACTTGGAAACCTCTGCTCTTCCCTTCTGGAGAGGCTCATCGGGAACCCCTGCGGAAGGTGCCCTTGCAGTCTCCGCTGGATGGCGCTTGGGGGAGACGTGGCTGGTGGACAGTGTCCTCTGTGTGCCCCAGAGGGCCTTGTCAACTGGTTGGGTTGGGTTGAGGCCTCAGTTTGGAGCCTCTGCGGTGGCAGTTCCAGATAtgccaggaggctgaagctgctcctggagtctggggcaggagagggccaCCTGGAATCTGCCAAATGTGGGAGCTGGGGCAAGAGAAGTTAGGTGCAAGCCAGGAAGTGGGGGAAGAGGGTTCTCAGCGCAAACTAGCATCTCATTTCTAAAGCTCTGCTTGCACTGTATTAACTCCTGTTTACCGGGAAAGGTGTTGAGTgagtgcgtatgtgtgtgtgtgtgtgtgctgcggGAGAGTGGTCTGGAAAGGACCACAGCCAGACAAGTGTGGAGATCTGCAAAGGGTACATGGTTTTAGGAACCTCAGGGTCCCACATCCCTTTTTGCAAAGGCCAATCTGGTGCCTGCCCAGCCCCGGTCCACTCGTTAGAAATTGGAGTGGCTGACATTACCTGGGAACCAATCTGAATTGTATCTGGAAATTGGGAACACAGGAGTGGGTTCTAATCTAATCTCATGGGCACAGGACCCCCTTGGAGGACTGCTCAGTCCATTGTATGACTGGCTTCAGTAGTCATTTGGAAGGGTCTCTGTCAAGGTGATTAAGACCTCAGCTGAGAGTGGAGCTGTGGGCTACAATATTAGGAAGAATAAATTCATCCAACACTTATTGAGTTCCTATTGTGTACCAAGCAATGCCCTCACCTTTATGATCTTGTCAAAAGTTAAAGAGCTAGGCGGCAAAGAAAAAAGACTACCAACTATAGCCAAATAAAGTTAATAGGCTACACAGTCTGTGTAGAAGTGTCTAAAAttaggttttctattttgtaAGAGATGGGGTTCCTCATCTCTCCAGCTCTGATCACAGTGCTCACAGCTaatgggtgctcaataaataatcgTTCAATACAGGAATGAAAgccaagaaagaaagggagagaaagagactaaGGGGGCATTTTCTCTGCCTTTGTAAAACAAATAACCACTTCCAAAGTGCATTTGTAAAGAACCAGTATTCAATTTATTAGCTACTCCCCCAAACGGATTCTGATATATAACATAAGACAGTGAAAAGCCGACTTACTCTAAGATGGTAGTGGGAAGAGAGGTTTGGTATAATGGATAGAAAATTCCACTCCATCATTGAACAGATATTGATTGAGCTGGTACCTATCTAGGTACCAGATAGTCTTCGCAGTGCTGGAGACAAGGGGGTGAATACAAGATGGGTCCCTTCCAGCTTAATGCTTATGGTCCTGAGTTTTGTTCACTCCGGTAAAAGTATGTTATTAATCCcattttgaagatgaggaaaatcGAGGCCCACGAAGAGTGGGACAGGAGAGGGCTTAATTTCAAGATCTCTGGGCAAGAAAGGCCAAACTCAATCAGCCTTAGCTCTTCTACGCGCTGTGGAGAGGTAGGGCTGGGTGATTTTTTGCTCTTGGGAGCCTTGGAAACCCAGACAGCCTTACTGACCTGACTGGCGGAGGTCACCGCGGGCGCCAGGCGTGCGCGGGAGCCGGAGCTTAACACCCAGCCGTTGTCCCGCAAAAGACTTTCTCGGATCTGCTCACCCCAGCTCCCAGCTCAAAGGCCCTCACTTCTAAACTCTCCGGTCCGTTTCTTGCACTCTGAGCACACGCCTAGCCTACAAGTGGGTAATACTGCCGCTCTGCACAAACAGAAAACTTTGGGATAGACAACTAGGGAGGCTTGCGCCTTCACATTGTTAAAAATTGACAGTAAAAAGGTTTCCATAACCCCTCCCCCGCCGCCAGGGTTTTATGCTTCTGTACAGACCTCTCCCCACCGTTAGTATCCCAATGCTCAGCGCTGTCTCTGGCACATGCAGTGTGTTCAtcaaatgtttgttgattgaccaaataaactatttttctttaatttttgttttaaaaacataaccaAAGTAAAAAATGAATTAGTGATCGAATAAGAGGCAGTGGGGTGAGAAGCTCGTTTTGCCGGCGCCCTGGGAGGGGGTGGAACCGGCTTAGGACACCAGTTCGTTTTCCAGCAGCCGCTGGGTGCTTCCCACCAGCTTTGCAAAGACGCCTGCGATTTCCTTTGGTCTACATTTCTGTCCCAGACTTCGTTCAGATGATCGATGGAGAAGACACGCTGGCCCACAGGGAGGTCAATACAATCGACGCGGACCTCGACGAAACGGAAAAATCTCACCGGTTCCTGCGTACTGGGTTCCACTAAAAATGTTTCAGGATTTAGGGTTTCTGCCTCCTCGCTGTCATTACTGAACTGGACGGAGGATGGCAGTGGGTGGGCAGGAAGAAGCCTCAAGTCGCACTCAGGTGAGCCTAGGGGTACACCGGGCCTGGAGAGCGCCCCCCCCCTTCCACTCAGCTGGTGTAACCCATACCACCGAGTGGTGAAATCATCAGAGCTCCCTAGTAGATTTCGTTCTTGAACTTCTCGGCCTTGGAATCAGACGCCCGGGTCATTGCGCAGCGGGGCCACTCTTAGCTCCGGGTTCCTCACCTGAGAAATGGGTTtcttataaaatacaatttattggCGAGAACATTTGTGAAATACTCAGGAAGATGATAATGTTCTAAGAGTTCTCCCACACATCAGCTTATCAACCACAATAATCTAATGAGGCGGGAGTCTTCTCAGTGACCTCCACTTTCCAGACAAGGAAACAGAGACACgcagagaaagacagaggctTGCCCGAAGTCGCACAGCCAGTGTTTTGGGGAGCTGGAATTTACCCTGGGGTTTGTCTAATTCGAGTCCGACTTTTAACAGCAAAACAGTAGGAGTCCGACACACGCACACAGTAGGTACACAGTAGCGATCTGTTTTCTTTGATCTTTGCCCTTTAGGAAGAGAAATTCCATCTAACCCTTTCCCGCGCAGATTTGAAAACTGCCTGTATTCTTTGGTCCCTTCCTTCTGGAAGCAAATGCAATTGGTGAGTGGGGAGTGCGAGTCTGACAAAAACCTTCTTAAACTCTGGAAATTCAGATCTTTACCGCCCCCTCTTTTTTCAGTACGAAGGAACCAGGGGAaagtgcgcgcgcgcgtgtgtgtgtgtgcgtgcgcgcgcgcaTTTGTGTCTAGAATCAATATGGCCCAGACAGCCCTTCACAAAGGGGCTCCAGGCGGGCGCCTCCGCGGCACAGCCCCCGCCCCACCGCCCGCGGCGAATTAATTGGGCCCTGAAAGAAGGGGCGACGTAGCTTCCAGTTAATTAGTCAAGAAATGAATCAAGTTCCAGCGGCCTGGCAAAGGCTCTTGGGGCGCGGGTTTTGTGCAAGCCACAATGGTCCGTGGGGCTCTCCCCTTGGGCGGGGTGGGGCGCAGTGGGGAACACAGCTTGGACGCCTAGGCGTCCTGAGCCCGGCGCCCTGCGCGCAGAGCAGACCCAGGCGCTCTCGCGGGCTCTAGCGTCCGTCatgtttcctctctttttttctttcttttttattttcttcttttttctctctcctctcctctctcctttcccccttccttttcctcctctctctccctctagcTCTCCCTTTgtctctcttcccctttccccttctccctccctatCTCCCGCTTCCTTTCTCCctatctccctctctccctccctttctttttctctccttttctctctctccctctcccccttcccctatccatctctccctctcctgacttctctccctctccctctctctctcctcacttctctctttgttttcctctGTCCTCACCATCCCTgtcctctttccccttccctggTTCTCTCCTGAACTTAGTCCAAGTTTCCCACCTGCAGGCgctcctcccctcaccccagcaGCGGCCCTCTCCAAACTCTCCTCCCTGAGGTCGCTCTTTCTAAAGCTCCAACCTCAGCCTGGCAGGATCTGGGGCTGGGTGGTTTCGGGATGTCGGGAATCCTTGACTTAGGGGGAATGGATAGAAATGAGCGCTGACTTTGGAGCCCAGAGGCCTGAGGTGTTGCTGGATAGATTCTTCACCCTTGGGTCACCTTGGATTCACCCTCCCCAAGGCGGTTAGAACCCTCTGAGATCATTCAGGGCTTTGAAAGGGCTTGGTAATGGGCAACCTGTGTCCTCACTCCACGGAGATTTAGAATTAAGGCAGACCTGCAACACAAGAGCaattattgagtgcctgctgtgttCTCATCTTACATTTCTTCTCAAACACCCCCTAAGGCACTGAAGATCCGGGTGATCGGGTGTTTTCGTCAGAAGCAGCTCTGTTGGGGGAATGGAGGGGAGTCACAAATCCTAAACCCAATTTTTtcacggctttttttttttttttttgactgagtctcactctgttgcccaggctggagtgcagtggtgtgatctctgcccactgcaacctctgcctcccaaattctagcaattctcctgcctcagcctcccggatagctgggattacagccacccatcaccacgcctggctgctaattttttgtatttttggtagagtcagggtttcaccatgttagccagactggtctcgaactcctgacctcaggtgatccgcctgcctcggcctccccaagtgctgggattacagggatgaaccaccgcgcccgaccttGTTTCAAGGCCTTTTTGCTCCACGTGCTGGCTGCCCTTCCAGAACTAAAGGGACAGAACTCGGTGCTCAGAGAAGTAGAGACACTTTCCTGGAGTCACACAGCAAAGGAGAGGCAAGGCCGAGGGTTCCCCCCTAGGTGGACATTGGGTTCCTGTTGCCCGCCGCTTGGCACCGAGAGGGCCTCAGGGAATCACATGTCCGCCTGGCCTGGCTTGGCACCAAATGTTTACAGACAGGACGAGGGTCGCTGGAATCGCTTCGCCTCTTTCAACTTGGCGCTAAGGCCCGAATCTCGGTCCTTCTAGTATTTCTCTGTCGTCTGTCTTTATCTCAGTCTCTGcttttgtctctttctccctccctccgccCCAGTCTTTCCGTCTCTTTTTCCTCGAATGCACGTGGAATTCGGAATTGAAAGTTGAGGTCAGaatctcctctctttcttccacTTATCCGCTCCGCTGCCCCAAGCCTCGCGGCTTGGATCTGCGTAGACATCTATCTACCGTCAACAGGATCCTAGCTGCAGAAGCAAACCCTATGTGACTCCGCACCATCCCTGCTCTGTAGACCCACTGCCTCTTCCCACACCACATCTTTGAGGTTCAAGTAGCGACTCCAGCGGATGATTCGGAGAATGCCCTGCTTTCCAAATGCCCCAAGCCgcgtttttattttcttcttcctttgcccGCTTGACCAACTGTTGTTTCGTTCAGGGTCCGGAGGTGCCTGCGCCGCGCTTGGCTTTGCTTTCCGCCGCCCGCAGGAGGCCCGGGACTGTGGTTTCCGCTCCCCACATCCCAGCCTGGTGCGCACGCAAGAGCCTGGCGAGCTTCCCGCCCGCGCTTACAGTCAACTACTTTGGGCCTCGGTTTCCCTGCTCCTTGTAGATCAGAGAAGAGACGGGCGAAATGCCTGCGAAGGAGGGTCGGCGAATGGGTTGGTTGGTGGCAAGACTGCAGTTCTTGTACATGGACGGGGGTTGGGGGGTCAACACTGGAAGAATTCCTGCCTGACGCCAAGAGCCACCCGCTCTCCAGCTCGTCCCACTCCGCGGACGTTTACCCACCTTCATGCGCAGAGGAGGAGGTGAAACACTGGGAATGTCTTGTTTTCCATACTAGGAAAGGAGCACACCAATTTCCATGGCCCCAGTCTCCCCTAAGTGGGACCCACAGCTTGGTGGACTCTGCCACGCAGGTGTGCCAGGCTGCGTGTGTAGGCGAGGACAGACCAGGTTCCAGCCAGCAGGTGCACACTCGGGTGTGTGCAGAGGTGGTCCCTTGTGGGCCTGCTTGGTCCACTGTGATAGCTGTTGACATTTGTAGACTGGGTCAGTGGCTTTCAACGAAGTGTTAACCGACCTCCTGCTGAGCATTTGGAATTTGGGAGATGGCATATTGGAGCCTTGGAACTTTGTATCCCTCCATTTACCTCTGTAAGCCTCCCTTGCCACCTCTGTAAGCCTCCCTTGCCGCCTCTGAAAAACATGAGACTCTCAGGCTCTCCCACAGAGGAGCACTGCAAGGAGTAAGTGAAATCATGCATATGCATCGCGCGGCCCAGCCCCTGGCACACAGCGAGTGCTCATGAATCATTAGCTGTTTGGACTTGTTAAACTCTGTGCTtccgtgtgtatatgtatatgtgtgtatgtgtaaatatataaatctatatatacaatggtaaatatatacatatatttatatatacataatgatatatatatatttactgaagCACAgagtttatatatattatatatgtatatacacagagTACACTCTTAGAAGACTACCTGGCATATATTATGCCTTCTCTCTGTTATTATTCTTACTGTCTCTTGACCAGTGCTGTTCCCATCTCAGTCTGAAACCCCATTACTTATCTTCTCCCCAAGATGATACTAAAGTGAGATCCTCCATTAAGCTTCCCACTGAAGGGTTAGCTCCTGTGGACCCCTTTCCCGAATCCTGGCATCTCAAAACTGTGATGGATCCCAGAGACTAAGTGCTCCCTTCCTCTCCTTGCACTAGAGTTCAAGTCCACAGCTAGGCTCAGAGACCCTGGTGTCCTAACTTTGAATCTAATCCCCTGCCTTTTCCACCATCTCCACTCTGCCCAGGTCTTCTccatctcctgaggtcaggagaaaAAGTTCTCAGACCTACTGAGAAATAAGAACTTGTAGAGAATAAAGGAACATTAGTGGGTCCCTGGTGGAGCCCCTGAAGCAATGACCTCTGAAAATGAGGAGGGGGTTGCATGTGAACAGGACCAGAGAGAATTTCTGACTCCTAGGGATGCCCAGA comes from the Macaca mulatta isolate MMU2019108-1 chromosome 11, T2T-MMU8v2.0, whole genome shotgun sequence genome and includes:
- the LOC144332669 gene encoding uncharacterized protein LOC144332669, whose product is MWRTRISPSEDKKSLSKANVPPNQKWKEASPPSQLCAFGLQGANGKEGCLHQKPKTGSNSLGWQQCLTFLFYFWLPRPAPHGPRQDLYRPLPICPLQAEGGGKVTINAAEKDTSDGVGREVEACAAFGARSEPCHPLPPLRESAIRDRELLLRFRAQRGLDPHRGVLGGWQGLEGSLQEGNGKKKEEKHTRRLCAHGPLSFASCLEINEPPNTNLPAPSVTYAPPRAKPHSASQPCHLTTLPMIMERTKQQQTAERQTERTPEKDTLKGKERGEMASQTEFAEPLCSLW